TGACAAAGTCTCGCGCATCTATTCACACCCGCAATCATTCGGCCAGTGCCGTAAATGGCTGGACGCGCACTATCCTCATGCTGAGCGTGTGCCGGTGTCTTCTAACGCAGAAGCGGCAAAGCTGGTAAAAACCGAGTGGCACAGCGCGGCGATTGCTGGCGATATGGCGGCTAAGCTTTATGGCCTAGAGCACATCGCCGAAAAGATTGAAGACCGTCCTGATAACTCCACGCGGTTTTTGATTATTGGTAATCAGGATGTGCCGGTGGCTGGCGAGGATAAAACCTCCATTGTGGTCGCTATGCGCAACCAGCCGGGTACGTTGCACGCGCTGCTAGAGCCGTTCCATCGCCATCAAATCGACTTAACTCGCCTTGAAACGCGTCCTTCGCGTACCGGTGTTTGGAATTACGTCTTTTTCATTGATTTTAAAGGCCACCGTGATGAGCCTCGTGTTGCGGCGGTGCTGGAAGAAGTGCGGCTGCGCGCAGCTGACTTGCGGGTGTTAGGTTCTTATCCCATCGGCGTGCTTTGACATTGATGGCACCGGAGCATACCTGTCAGTCCTCGCCTCATGAGTCGCGGTTGTTAATTGTTGGCTTAGGGTTAATTGGCGGTTCATTGGCATCAGCGCTTCGCGTTGCAGGCTTTCAGGGGCAGATACTGGCCTGCGATCCTGATGAGCATGAGATCGCTCGCGGGATTGAAATGGGCTTGATCGATTCAGGCGGCACTTGCCTAGCTGAGCAGGTGGAAGGGGCCTCTATGATTGTGCTGGCAGTGCCGGTGCTGGCCATGGAGAGCGTTATGGCTAACCTCGCCGCTGCGCTGCCAAAGGCTGCCCCGAATGTCGTTATAACGGATGTCGGTAGTACTAAAGCCACCATTCGGGCCTGCGCGCTGCGTGTGTTTGGGCGAGTGCCGACTAACCTGGTGTTAGGGCACCCGATTGCAGGTTCGGAAAAAAGCGGTGTGGCAGCCGCTAATCCACAATTATATGTGGATCATAAGGTGATCCTAACGCCAGAGCCCGACGTCGACCGCGATGCTTTGGATCGCGTCCGTAGCTTATGGCAGGCCTGCGGCGCCGAGGTGTTGGAGATGGACGTTGAACGCCATGACCAGGTGTTGGCGCGAACCAGTCACTTGCCGCATTTATTGGCATTTTCTCTGGTTGACACGCTTGCCCGGCAGGACGAAAGACTTGATATTTTTCGCTATGCGGCGGGCGGTTTTCGTGATTTTACGCGGATTGCGGGTAGCGATCCGGTCATGTGGCGAGACATTTTTATTGCCAATAAACATGCGGTATTAGCATCGCTAGATGATTTTGAAGCAGGGCTTGGGCGTCTACGTCATGCGGTAGAGACCGGTGATAGCGATGCGCTGATTGCCACTTTTGATCGAGCCAGCCATGCCCGGCATTATTTCGACTCTTTATTGAATAAAACCAGCTATCAGGCGGAATATCATATGCAACCACAAGGTAAGGTGACCTACCGTGTGCGGCCAGGCGGCCAAGCAAAAGGGCATTTGCGCGTGCCGGGCGATAAATCTATGTCTCATCGCTCTATAATGCTGGGTGCGCTGGCGGAAGGTGTCACGGAAGTTAAAGGCTTTTTAGAGGGCGAAGACAGCTTAGCGACGCTGCAAGCATTTCGTGAAATGGGCGTGGCGATTGAGGGGCCGCATCAGGGGCGCGTTACTATCCATGGCGTAGGCATGCACGGTCTAAAGGCGCCTGCTGGGCCGCTCTACGTGGGTAACTCTGGCACCGCTATGCGACTGTTTTCTGGTTTGCTGGCTGGTCAGGCTTTCGACAGCGAGCTAACTGGCGATGAGTCGCTGACTAAGCGACCGATGGGGCGCGTAGCCGATCCGCTGCGTCTCATGGGTGCTACGATCGATACCGCTGAGGGTGGGCGTCCACCGCTCAAAATTCGCGGTGCCGCTGCGCTGAAAGGTATTCATTACGATATGCCTATGGCCAGTGCGCAGGTGAAATCTTGCCTATTGTTAGCCGGCTTGTACGCGCAGGGCGAAACGCGGGTGCGTGAGCCTGCCCCTACCCGTGATCACACTGAGCGTATGCTTAATGGGTTCGGCTATGCGGTTTCTCGTGATGGCGACACCTGCTGGCTTCAGGGCGGTGGCAAGCTGGCCGCAGGCCCTATCGACGTGCCCTCGGACATCTCTTCAGCGACGTTTTTCTTAGTCGCGGCGGCGATTACGCCAGAGGCTGATATTACCCTTGAGCACGTGGGGATTAATCCAACGCGCATAGGCGTGATTAATATCCTTACCTTGATGGGCGCTAATTTGCTGCTAGAGAACGAGCGCGAAGTGGGCGGTGAGCCGGTGGCAGATATACGTATTCGCTATGCACCGCTAAAGGGAATCGATATTCCCGTTGATCAAGTTCCGCTGGCGATTGACGAATTCCCTGCGCTGCTTATTGCCGCTGCGAACGCAGAGGGGGTAACGCGGCTTAGAGGTGCAGAAGAGCTGCGCGTCAAAGAATCAGATCGAATTCAGGCAATGGCGGATGGCCTGGCTATTCTAGGCGTTCAACATACCGTGGTAGAAGACGGCATCGATATTACCGGCAATGGTAATGCGCAGGTCGCGAGCTACGGCGGTGGACGCATTGATAGCCTGGGCGATCATCGAATTGCCATGGCCTTTGCGATCGCTTCGCTGCGCGCTGGTGATGACATTGTCATTGAAGACTGTGCCAATGTGGCCACCTCTTTCCCAGATTTTGTTGAGTTAGCCACGCGTATTGGCATGGGCATCAGCGTGGAGGGCGCGCATGAATGACCGTGTCCCCATTCTGACGATTGATGGCCCCGGCGGTGCCGGTAAAGGCACTATCAGCTGTTTAGTGGCAGAGCGGTTAGGGTGGCATCTGCTGGATAGCGGTGCGCTCTATCGGCTGACGGCGCAGGCGGCCATTAATCATGATGTGGCCGTAGATGATGAAGTCTCGTTAGCGCGTTTAGCTGAGCAGCTGGATGTGGCGTTCCCGATTGACGGTGGCCGGCCGCGGACAATGCTTGAAGGTGACGATGTCG
This DNA window, taken from Vreelandella profundi, encodes the following:
- a CDS encoding bifunctional prephenate dehydrogenase/3-phosphoshikimate 1-carboxyvinyltransferase, with the translated sequence MAPEHTCQSSPHESRLLIVGLGLIGGSLASALRVAGFQGQILACDPDEHEIARGIEMGLIDSGGTCLAEQVEGASMIVLAVPVLAMESVMANLAAALPKAAPNVVITDVGSTKATIRACALRVFGRVPTNLVLGHPIAGSEKSGVAAANPQLYVDHKVILTPEPDVDRDALDRVRSLWQACGAEVLEMDVERHDQVLARTSHLPHLLAFSLVDTLARQDERLDIFRYAAGGFRDFTRIAGSDPVMWRDIFIANKHAVLASLDDFEAGLGRLRHAVETGDSDALIATFDRASHARHYFDSLLNKTSYQAEYHMQPQGKVTYRVRPGGQAKGHLRVPGDKSMSHRSIMLGALAEGVTEVKGFLEGEDSLATLQAFREMGVAIEGPHQGRVTIHGVGMHGLKAPAGPLYVGNSGTAMRLFSGLLAGQAFDSELTGDESLTKRPMGRVADPLRLMGATIDTAEGGRPPLKIRGAAALKGIHYDMPMASAQVKSCLLLAGLYAQGETRVREPAPTRDHTERMLNGFGYAVSRDGDTCWLQGGGKLAAGPIDVPSDISSATFFLVAAAITPEADITLEHVGINPTRIGVINILTLMGANLLLENEREVGGEPVADIRIRYAPLKGIDIPVDQVPLAIDEFPALLIAAANAEGVTRLRGAEELRVKESDRIQAMADGLAILGVQHTVVEDGIDITGNGNAQVASYGGGRIDSLGDHRIAMAFAIASLRAGDDIVIEDCANVATSFPDFVELATRIGMGISVEGAHE